The region CAGAGATAGAATAAAATGAGGTGAAAATATGAATTTGTTAGATAAATATTCTTTTTCGGATGGAAATATAAAAGAAATAGTATTCAGAGAAGATGATGTAATAGTTAATTTTATACAATGGAATGATATAGAGATAGTGTTTGAATTTAAAAATTGTTGGAAACTAATTAATTGTAAATCAATTGGAACAGAAATTGAAGATGTTATAATTATAAAAGAATCTTCTATAATAGATGACATTAGAAATGAAATAATAGAAACAGGAGGTTCAAAAGAAGAGGCAGATAAATTGTATCAAATTTCTTTTAAGAGTTCATGGGACAATAAAGATGTATTGATAATAATTGCTGGAGATTTAAAAATATCATAGACTGTCCACTGGGGACAATTCTGATTTGAGTGACATTGGTGTCGATAATAATTAAATTAGGATACAAGCTACATCAATAATAAAATACGTCAGATTGATTTTGTGAGTCTGACGTATTTTTGTAAATATAATCTTAACTACATACAGCTACATAGTACTCAAGCTGTTAAAATTAGCATAAAAAATGTATAATAAAGAAGGAGAAGAAATCCTTAAAAGTCAGTAGAATATATATATGATGCCAACGGAAATGAAATATGGCAAAAAACACAAAAGGAAACACATATAGAAAAGGAATAACAGAAGAAATAAGCTAATATTCTCAAATAATTTTCAATCTATAGATAGTTTGAAAATGCAACTTGATATAGCTATTAAAATTTCAACAATGATTTACAAATTATAATTGGAGGATAAAATGTATAAAAAGAGTTTAATTTTACTTTTAGTAGCAATTACATTAGTGTTTTTTGTGGGTGAAAAATTTATAAATATAGAAAGTGAAATGAATAAAGATGTAAAAATTAAGGATACTCAAGTTTTTAATTTTAATAAAATAGATAGTAACAATGTATATATTAAAAAATCGAAAAGTGAATATATGTACAATAAGTACTATTCACCAGATAATAAAAATTTCTTTATTCGTCAGATAGGTGATTTTGCAAATTATTCTAGTGTAGACAATGCTTTATATCTAAATAGAGTAACAAACAATGTTTTTAGTAAAATAGATAGTATTAGAAAAAAACCAGTTATGTGGCTTAACAATTACGAAGTACTAGTGAATGGAATGTATATATATAATATAGAAACGAAAAAAATAGAAGATTATATAATGAAGGATATTTTAGACAATAGTTATGTTATAAATTACAGTTTAGATAATGAAAAAGAAAAAATAGCTATATGTCTAACTAATAAAGTAAATAATACTAAAGATATTGTCTATTCTATTTATGTATCTAATATAAAAGATAAATCATATAAGAAAGCATATGAAGATTCAAAAATTAATACTAACTTTATATGCAATATTATATGGGACCAAAATAATAATATAATATTTGATAAAGATGGTTTAAAAGTCATGAAATATAATCAAAAACTGAATAAATTGAGTGATTATATAAATGAAGATATAGATAAATTAAATAGACAGCAGATAGATGAAGTAGATGATGATGATGATGGACCACCAACAACATATAATTTATTATCTGTATCAAAAGATAATAGATATATAAGTGTTGGAGATTCTGGTGAACTTATACGTATTATAGATATAAAAAATAATACAGAAGTTATAAGTAATGATGAAAATAGAATACCTTATTCACCATCTTTTTGTTGGGTTGATACAAATATATTTGCTTATATAGATAATTTTGTGCATATAGATAATTATATTTATATATGTAGCATTAATGATGGTGTATACACTATTGAAGAAACAATTGATTGTCAAAAACTTAAAGGAGATAATTTGTTTATATCTAACCTAAGATTAGAAAAAAATGAGCTTCTTTTTGATGTTATAGAATTTTCAAAACCTGGTAGTTTCGATACCGTTAAAAAAGTAACTACTTATGAGATTGTTCAAGGAAATTCCACTGGTGACAGATGAAGATGAAGTAACATTATAGATTAAGTAAAACACCATAAATTAAAATACGTCAGATTGATTTGTGAATCTGACGTATTTTTGATGAATATAATTTTATCTACCCTACAGCTACGCATATTACTCAAGCTGTTAAAATTAGTAGAAAAAATGTATAATAAAGAAGGAGAAGAAATCCTTAAAAAGTCAGTAGAATATATATATGATGCAAACGGAAATGAAATAAGACAAAAAGCAGACTATATACATCCACATGACATGACAATGATACAAAGCACCAAAGGAAACACACACGGAAAAGGAATAACAGAGGAAATAAGTACATTAATAGAAAGAGAAGAAAAATACTATGATGGCTTTAACAGATTAGTAAAATATGAAAAATGAAACTCACTACTCACTTCGTTCCTAGGAGTAAGTGATTCACACAAAATCAGAGATTTTGGTTCTCTACTTAAAGCTCAAAAGACGGATATGTAACAAAAACAACAAACTACTATTACGACAGACAGCACGTAATACTAGAAACAGGAACAGAGACAGTAAGCTATGTTAGAGGAATAAACTATATATCAAGGAAGAGCAGTATAGGATTAAGCTACTATTTCTACAACGGACATGGAGACGTAGTACAAACAGTATCAGAAGCAGGAGAAGTAAGGAACCAATATGATTACGACATATTTGGAAATCTATTATTTACAATAGAAGAAGAAAGAAATGAAATCTGCTTATGTATGAGTGATCAGATAAGGTTTTAGTTTAAGATATATAGTGATTCTTTAATCATCAAAATTATTTACATGCCTTAAATTTAGTAAAGGGAGATAAACTTATGAAAATAAACATGAAGTATATATTTGTTTTTTTTATTCTATTGATAACGGAAACTATTATTGCACTTTTTGTAAACGATTCTATTATTCGACCATACATTGGAGATGTTTTGGTAATTATTTTAATGTACACTTTGATAAGAGGAATAATACAAAAACCAACAAAGTTTTTACCTATATATCTATTATTATTTGCTTCAACAATTGAAGTTTGTCAATATTTTAATCTTGTAAACATGTTGTGTCTACAAGATAATAAAGTAATTGCTACTATTATTGGAAGTACATTTGACATAAGAGATATTTTATGCTACTTAGTTGCTACTATGATTATATTTATATGGGAGAAGATAGAGAGCGACACCCGCTGTGAACGGTTCTGATTTGTGTGGCATGAGTGCTGATAATAACTAAGTTAGGATACAAGCTACATCAATAATAAAAATACGTCAGATTGATTTTTGAGTCTGACGTATTTTTGTATAAATATAATCTTATCTACCTACAGCTACGATATTACTTAAACTGTTAAAATTAGTAGAAAAAATGTATAATAAAGAAGGAGAAGAAAATCCTTGAAAAGTCTGTAGAATATATATGATGCCAACGGAAATGAAATAAGGCAAAAAGCAAACTATATACATCTACATGACATGACAATGGTACAAAGTACCAAAGGAAACACACATAGCAAAGGAATAACAGATGATATAAGCACGTTAATAGAAAGATAAGATGCTAAATTAAAATCAAACAAACCTCCACACAATGTAATACCAGTGGATTTGAACTTCAATCCAATTAAATAAAGGAGAGAATCTATGAAAGTCAAATATACTAATACTGATAAGAACGAACCAAATTTATCAGAAAATAAAATTTACTATGTCATTGCAATAGAATTTAGTAACTCTGATTCAATGTCAGGTAATTATATAAAATATCGAATAATGAATGACATGAATCAAGTAATACCATACTCTGCTAAGGATTTTGACGTAGTATCAGGAAAATTAAGCACTTATTGGGTATACAACGCTGGGTCAGCTAATGATTACTCGATATTACCTAAAGAACTTGCATACGTTCAGTTCTGGGACGATTTCTATAATGATGATAAAAAAGCATTAGAGTTATTTGAAAGTTCATATATGAAAATAATCATGGAGGAAGCATCAACTGATGAAATAAAAGAAATTTTACAGAGAAATGAATATGAAGTTTCATTAATTCTTAGAGGACTTGGTGACAGTCAAAATAATGACTATTTAAAAGATGTATTAGAAATAGTGAAAAAAGAGTTCACATTATTTAAAGCTTACTCAAGAGTTAAAATAAAACCTATTTTAATTGAATGCTTTGAGTATTTATCAAAAATTGGTGGGGAAAAAACAGACGAGCTTTTTGTTAAGTACTATGAGAACATAGAATGTCAGTGTAAAGAATTAGATATGATAGTAAATGAATACTTTTCAAAGAAGTAACTTAAAAGAAGATTAAGTATTTTATAGCGATGGAGGATATAATTTTAACTCCATCGCTTTTTCTTTCTGGCGAGGCTACCCAATGCCGAATGATTCTAATACTATAACTGTTTAGGCAAATATGGATTAATTTATACTTATATAAAAAAAGTAATTAAACAACACACTTATTAAAGTAGGCGGATTTAGGCATAAATGCCAACTAAATCTAATCTAAATTGGTTATATTTATTTTATTGTTTCTTATGTAAAATTAGTTTACTATATAGACATTATATTTTCCAGAAACAAATTTCTATACCCTGTGTTCTACTTTATTAATTTATTATTAATAAAATACTGTACTCAAAGTTAAAAAGTTTTAATAAACCTCTTTAAATAAATCTTTTTTCATTTCTAATCTAGCAATCAAAAAATCTGTAAATGAATTTGTAATCTTAGTGAATTTATCATCTTTTCTATTCTCATTATAAAAATATACGGGGGGGTTATCCCCTTCGTTTATCTTAAAGAAACAAAACATACATCCTTGACTCATCCAGAATATAAAATCATTATCTGTTATTGTATTTTTAGAGTTATTTTCTTCTAGTAGTTCAATCGCTCCTTGGCGTAAATCTTTAATCTCATTCATAAAACAAGAGTCTCCGCGCATAAATTTTCCTTTCGTTCCATTTCCCATTACTTTCATGAATTGAATATATGCCTTAGGTAATTCACCCTTTTTTAATATTGAATTTAATATTGCCAAATCATCTTCTGTACATTTTTCCATGTTTATTTCATTTTTTTCAAGCCTTTTTACTACCTCATTAATATAATTCATTTGTATTTGTAACCTCCAAAATTATTTTACAACAAAATTCATATAGTATAAGTATAGAAAAATATAGTTGTACTACTATATATTTTCAATCCTTCTTGGGCATCGATACTTACACTTAAATCCAAATGAAAAGTTTTTCCTGTATTAGTATACTACATACTTACCGTCTTTTATTTTTCCTTCTTAATCAACGGTTAACTCAATAGGGCGTTCTTTAGTATATGTCTAAGTTGCCACTTGATTATAGTTAAGATTTTTATCATTGGAATCATACGACACTATATAGTTTCGACTATTCATCAAGTATACCACTATAGTTGTTTAGCTTATCTATAAACTCTTCAATAATTTTCTTTGTAACTATTCCGCATTTCGGCAGTAACTTTTCTAATTTTTGTGCA is a window of Abyssisolibacter fermentans DNA encoding:
- a CDS encoding DUF2809 domain-containing protein — translated: MKINMKYIFVFFILLITETIIALFVNDSIIRPYIGDVLVIILMYTLIRGIIQKPTKFLPIYLLLFASTIEVCQYFNLVNMLCLQDNKVIATIIGSTFDIRDILCYLVATMIIFIWEKIESDTRCERF
- a CDS encoding SMI1/KNR4 family protein, translated to MNYINEVVKRLEKNEINMEKCTEDDLAILNSILKKGELPKAYIQFMKVMGNGTKGKFMRGDSCFMNEIKDLRQGAIELLEENNSKNTITDNDFIFWMSQGCMFCFFKINEGDNPPVYFYNENRKDDKFTKITNSFTDFLIARLEMKKDLFKEVY